CTTTCATCTTGTAGTGTTGTTTTACTTTGAAATATTATcgtttttgttattttaaatggaaaTACTTAGTTGGTTATCAGTTGGTTATTGGACTTTGAAAATAGTAGTGGACCTTTGTAATTTGGCGCATATACCTTTTTCATCCGCAGAGCTGCAATAGTTGATGTCTGATGTACAGCAAATAAGCCTTTAAGAGTTAAAACGCGTGCTTGTATTTCACAGAGTTTAATGTTGTGGTTCGCCGCCCAAAAATGCCACCCAAAAAAAAAGTGTTAAGAGCTTGTAAAAGATTGCTTTTCAGATTCGTATGAGATAAAAGCCATGTTTGTCTTCAATGGATGTTTAATTGATGTGACAAATGTATAGCATAAATGAATGTTCGTTGAATAGCTTACCAATCTTCAAGAGAACGAGGTTTTTCTCCGACAGGTGCGTGTTCAATAGTCGTTGACATGGTAGTTGTCATTGAGAAACCTGATAATTTTCATTTCAATTAGTTTATGTAATTGCATTGGTACAAAAATTAGTTACATATCATAGCAGAAAAGACCTTTGTGAGGCGACACTTTAAGTGCAGTGAAGCCAACAACAGGAAGTTGTTCAGTCTTTTTCATTAGCAAATCACATTCATCTTCAGCCAAGTCGTTCCACGCCGAAATGATTAATGGTTgctcaatactttttttttttgcaatgaaCACAAATGTAAATTAGCAAAATATTTTAGAAATTTTATGTAGATGTTAGGGTCTCTTCTTCCAAAAGATTAGGTTAAGGTTGTTGAAAGAAGTACCTATGATCAATAACAGTTATTTCACGAACACAAATTACATGGCCTTGTTCTTTGACGATTCTCCTTGGTTTATCTTCAACAAACAGAACTATTGCGGCAATATCTGAACATTTATACTATTGAGTTACGGTGTAAAACTTTAATTTATTATCGACTTAACAAATACATATAAGTGAAACAAATATCCTTACCATATTTATCATTTGGATCAAATTGTTTTTGGAATCATGCAATGCTCCTAGATCTTTGTGGAAGAATAGGACCTTCGTCAGTCTTAACGCGTTCTACAATGGTTGGTTTTCCGAAATGCATTTGGTAATCCAAGTCAGATGTAGATACTTTCCATTGTTCTTCACAAGGTTTGATAGGTGCATTGGCTATCTCATATTCTCCATTATACATTAAAACTTCTTTAAAGCCTTCAACTTGATCACCAAAGAGGGTTCCACGTATGCGTGTACCCTAAATGTAATAGAGTATTCGTTAGAATAGAAGTTAATGTAGTAGTTCGAAATTAGATCCAATACGTAGAAAAGAAGTAAGGACAGATAATAAGAAACTATGCCTGTTCATCTTGAAGGAGCAGGTTTTGGTAGAGAGTGCCCTTTTCGGAGAACATTTAGGTCGACCTTTTTCAATTACGCGCACTCTGACTTTGTAGTTTCTGCTCGAGGTAGTAAGTTGGCTAAGGTACACTTTATTGGGTAACATTCTGCAATAGCAAGAAACGGTTTAAAGTTTTCAATATTTAAACACAGTCGGAATAGTAGGCTGATATCGTAATATATGTTACCTGCAGTACTACTGTTTCTTATGCTGATATTGTTTCTAAGAACCTAATAATATTGCAATGTATAACAACCAAAGTTGTCTACTCTTTCTCTACTTCACATGCCATTGGTACCTTTTGGAAAGTGTGAAGGTAACATTCACAAAAACCGAACAGCAGCTTATATATGAACTCCAACAATCTATAAATGTCCCTCACAACTAACATCATTTTATGATAGACAAATTTGGGGCTATGCTACTTCAAGGTATGACCAAATGTTCAAGCCCAACAGAGGGGAAACAAAGAAAAAAGCAGTGTGAGCACAACAGAATATGAGATGTTATGTTAGAAATAAGCTGAAATATATGCAATTACATTAAGCAGAGGATAGTCTTAATTAGTTATATGAAATTAAAGGATAATGCGTTATGTTAATTGTAGGCAAAATAATTGTATCTGAATTATGTTTAAAATAGCTTTTTTTTTCTATGATGATTGCATGCAGTAAAATTAACTTCATACAGAAGCAGACAACATTACTGCTGATTTAAAGGCAAATGCAGATGAAATTGAAGCTTACCAATTAAAGTAATTAACATAAAGCAATCAATAGTGGATGACCAATTATTTGGCATAAATATTTCCATAAGTTAATAGTAATATCACGGTGGTATGGTTTGGTTTTGGTAACTGTAAATAACTCAGCATTATTTCCATGCAATTCATTGTTTGGCAGTTGCAGTGAACTGTTTAGAGATTTAGAGTTTGTGCATACTTATAGTTTAAAGAATTTTAGAGGGAATCATATGCATGCAATAAAAACTAAGCTAAATTACTGAGAATTTAGATCATTAGAGCCATCATTCACTGAGAGTTAAGCGCAATCAAATGTTAAAAACAAGTGATGAGAATTTCACCTCTAAAACATCAATGTTCAGGAATTAATCAAGTAATTGTGTACTTTTCAAAATAATCTAACACATAACTTTAAGTAATTATTTGATCAAAGACGATGAGTAATTCTTAATCACCACATTTTTGATTGAAATCTATGCATGCAATTTTGATTACGACAATGTATGAGTATTAATGGATGGCATACATACAGTAAACATGTTTGTAAAATAGTAGAATACATTTGTTATTGAATCTATGCAATAGTAATGTCAAATTAAGATGATCGCACATACCTTTGGAGCTGAAGCTTATAGTTGTTTTTTATTGTTAGAAAGTTTTAATCCCTTTATTTTTCCTGCGTTTAAAGAAAGTTTTAGCTAATAATGAAGTTGTGTTTGGTTGTATATAGCATTGTCTTTCTTCTATAGTCATATATAGAGGAAGCTAAAACTTGTTTGGGtttgcaaatttttttttttttttttttaataaaaaatagATATGCAAATAACATTTGCATGTAAAAGGGTAGAAGAACTGTTTGTAGTGATTAGTGATGTCATTGCCAATATTTTTTTAAAGTTGTCCACATTAGTAATATTGACAagtgttgtcttatattgatttttttttttaaaatttttttttttttactttgtatATTGGTAGAGCATATAAGTATTTCCATTGTTTGGATAGCAAGTTGGGATAGAAAACATTCAGAGGGAATTGAAGGTGTATGATGGAAATATCCAGTTAGATTTTCCTTTCTGCAAGTCCAAGAATATTAATACAACATGATGAATGATTTGTAAGGTTAAATAGCCTGCTCCTATGTCTTCGTTTTTTGGTGTATTGTTGGATCCCCTTTAGTTCTTCATGTGTATCCTTTTTTGTTTTCTTGACAAGGTTAAATAGACAAAGTCTTACACTTATAGTCTAACAGTTAACACACTAACATTGTTGGATCCGATCTTTAAAATGGACACAAATTAAGAAGTTTGGATTCCATATATCTACTTCTCGTAATGAGTTTTACAATGACCAATATTTTCAGGTCTATCTGTGTTTTTGTACTCACAGATTAACAATTATTTTCTTGGTTGCAGCATTTGTTGTAAAATCTGGAAGGTATAATAAAATGTTTTAAACATTCTTTTGGACGGTTTTAAGTTGATGGGATTTAGTTGTTCTGATTTCCTTAAATCAAGTTCGATTGACGTCGATTGAGACTGTATTGCTTAAGAATTGCAGTCTTTAGTGCTAGAGTTGATGGCGCTGCAATTCTCATGCGATCGTCATTGACATCATCTTACTGAGATATTGTTGGTTTTATTTCATTTACAGCCTGTTTTAATACTAAAATGAACCTAGTGTGATTGAAATCATCTAATTTTTAATGATTAGCCTGCTCTTTTAAAGCTCGGGTGTGATTTAAATCTGCAACGTAGTGATAGCAAAACAGAACTTTAGGTTGTATGAAGACAGTTTGACAAATTTAAGTGGAATTAACATTTGAACATCGTGTGGCAAAGCTCCATAATGGTAGAATATACCATTATGAGTTATGCTAAAAAATTTATCATGTATACTCCCTTTCCTTCTTAATGAACATCTTTCCCATTGCTTCTCAAGAGTCTAACGTCGTTTATAACTTTGACCAATAATATGTCAAATATCATATAACGTAAATGTGTATGCGATTATGTTTTTTAGCGAAAGTATGATTTTTGGGTATGCGATTAAAATTTAGCCATATTGTCTCAGTAGCACATTTTcttcttgttttaattatttctcTATGATAAGGAAATACGAACTGTAAGGTTTGGGCACTCGGTAAACTGGAATATGAAGCTTATATTTACGTTGGAGTTGTTCGAGGCACAACAGCCTCTATGGCACATTCTGAAGCCATTGCGCTGCTTTTTTTGTTGGCTATACTACTACAAAGGCCATGTTAAACCTGGCTTGGCTGCTATGCAAACTTGCTTATTATCCATCTATTTGCTTGCAGACATTAGTTTGTTTCAAGATCATTTGGAGAGTTAAAAGGTAACTTAGGTCTCATTTAAAAACATCAGTGATTGTTTTGGCTGTTTGCACTGAGTAATAAATAGTTCTTCCTAAATATAGAATTGATATTGAATAAAGTTGTTCAACCATGTCTGTTTTGCTGTTTTGACATAGTAGAAGTGTTCCATGTTTCCATGTTGTGTTATTTCATACAGTTGTTGTGCATTCTGCAATTTAGGAAAATGGTCATTATAAATGAAGGAAAAAGTAGTGTCGTAAATAGATAAGAACATTTAATTGCTTCTTAATAATAAGACAACAATCCCTCAAACAGAGTGACACTAAAATATTTAAGAAGTAAGGACATTATATTTTTACATTTAAATATATGCAACATTCATATCACTATTTCTACCATTGTTGTTTACCTAACTGATGATATTTGCTAGACGTAGTACTGTGAATGATACTACATTTTTAACACGGAAATCTGTTGTCAGATCTTGTCTGTTTGTTGACATAACAGTGACCTGCTTCGATGTCCTTGCACGAGACAATGCAACGTATAACTGTCCATGCGAGAAACATGGCTTTGGGAGGTAGACAGCCACTTGGCTTAGagtttgtccttgtgacttgttaatAGTCATTGCAAAGCTTAGTTTCAGTGGAAACTGATTCCTTTGGAATTGGAATGGATAATTTGCAGAAGATGATGGTCGCATCTTAATTCGTGGAATAAAAACATGTTCTCCTTTGTGATGACCAGTTGTTATAACGCATTCAATCAAATTAGGGGTGAAGCGTTTGCAGAGGAGCCGAGTACCATTACACAGACCATATGACGGTAGTATATTGCGTAACAGTATCACTGGACAATTCTCCTTTAGAACAAGTTCATGTGGGCTCATGCCTCCTGGACAGAGTTTGTTAACAAATTCAATGGATAGATATTACATTTGTCATCAAGTAATGAGTCGTATAACTTCGTATGTTACACTTTTCCAGAAATTTATTGATCAGAACTGAATTTATTGCGTCGACATCATCGTTCATTGGTGTAAGAATAGCACGGCTTGTAAAAATATCTGAATTAAATTCAGCATGATCCAGCTCTGGGAAAGCAACAGATGCAATATCATTTATAGGATCCGGTCCACCATGTATACGCTGTCGAACAATCTGTTGAGGAAGCTTTACTAATTCATTTTCCTCAGACTGTAATTCTCCGTTGCCTAGGGATAGTAGGAAGGAAGAATAAAGAAGATCTTCTCGTGCTCGCATGTTTTCAGTTAATCGAAATTTGATAAACTTGGCCCAAAATACAGAATTTACTAAGCTTGCCTCAACAGCTTCTCTTTGGGGTTTATGAGGAATTACTGGCAGAACTTGACGAAAGTCCCCACCAAAAACAATAATCTTACCACCAAAGACAATTTCAGGATTGCACAAATCTCGAAGTAGCAAATCAAGCGCTTCAACGTTTTCCTTTTTGGCCATTGAAGCTTCATCCCATATAATTAGACTTGTTTCTCTTATTAATGCGGCCAGGCTACTCTGTTTTGGTACATCACATGTTAAAGATCCATTAATATCAACAGAATTTTAAACCTAGAGTGCGTTGTTCTTCCAGAAGGTATATTTGCAGCAGCTATGCCGGAAGTAGCTGTAGGTAGTACTATTTTGTTCATTAGGCGTACTTCTGCATATAATGCATTGTAAAGAAAAGTTTTGCCTGTTCCTCCTGGCCCATCTATAAAAAAAGCGCCTGGTTTATTTTCTTTTACATGAGAAATTATAGTATCAAATGCTTTTATACGCTCAAAGTTAAGCATTGTTCTACAATCAGCACACTCTTGCGGGATGGGTGCATCAAGTGCATCGACAATATCTTTTGTCCTGCGAATTTCATCGTCTTCAGATTCCATTAAGTGTTCTAGGTTGAATGCCTTCAATGATTTCCCCATAGCTTCCAAAGATATTTCAACTGACGAAGCTGTAAGCCGACTTACTTTGTTGGGGTCATTGGGGAATTTGCGATTAAAATCTTCAGACAAATGACAGTAATATTTTGTCCACAATTCTGCTGGATCTTTTGGTTGGCTAAAGATTAGGACAATTGCAAAAAGGTGTCTCAGTGCAGATGGCATTTGAACTTCACATGCTTCATTTAAACACAAGTCAACTGTGTTATCTTCTTCAATTAAGTGTCTTTTGAGGGCAGCTTCTTGGAAAGTAGCACATGTATACCCGTTAATAGTTAGTAGATCTTTAAAAGACTTTGGTCCTCGAACATGAAGAAGAAGAATACGCAAGAAATATCGCTCCCCTTCTGAAGGTGAAGCAAACACTACGCGACCAATAACTaaaagttttgtttttcttttaaacCAGCGCTTCTGTCCTTTGTCCCACCGATATTTTTTGGTGAAGTCAGCATATAATAGTGGCTCAGTTCCTTCCTTTGAATTCTCCACAAAAAACTCAGTAAGAGGCGTGCGGGCACGTTTCTCATTTGCAACTACCGCCTCTAAATTTTCGTCCGGGTGCAGGCGCATTGTCTGCATATTTTGCAAATGGACTGGCAACACCATAACAGGTGGCTGTGTTTCAAATAGTTCAAAGCCATAGAGACGCCACATTGCCTCACATGGTGAAACCCATCTACCAGATTGATATTGCTCGATTTCATCAACAGGTTTTGGATCTGCACCTTTGATAACATTGAAAGAGATCCGGTCATGGCCTTTGTAGACATATTTGTAGAGATATTTAACAGCTTGAATAGTTGAACACACTTCGACATTTAAATGGCAATCGAAAAGTGATAATAAGAATGGGTTATAAGGAATAACCCATCTGTTGTCCAACGTTTGTTTACGAACAACAGCAGCTTGGCCATCATCACGTCTTCTATATTCTGGATATCCATCTGAATTGGTAGTTGTCTCAGCTGTAAATGTTTTAGGATAGTTGTACTTACACCGACCCATACTGCTTTTGTGTTTCATGCATTGATATTCACGATTGAACTGACCACATGGTCCGTGCATCATGTGCTTCAACACCAGTGCACGTAATGCTGGATTTTCTTGTCGTGGTATTTCGAGATACAAATCTATCAAAATCAAGGGGTTATAATCTTGGAACCAGGTTTCGAAATAATGAGCATATGTGCATGAGGGAGGCCCCTTTTCTGGAATTCAACTACGTAAATGAAAGCTGCCACTTCTCCAAATATATGCTTTTCCATTATTTGCTTCTTCAAGGATAACAACTTGCCATGGAAAACTCTTACTACTATATCTGGTCGATTTTGTGCTTCTTCTCCAGGACCAAGTTGTTCTTTTATTTCAGGCCAGTTAACATTACATGTCATTGTTACAAAGAGATCAGGTTTCCCGTACTCATGAACAAGAGTCATTGCATTTAGGTATCTTTTTTTAAGATCACGAGGGCCTCCTATGTACGTTGGTGGCAAGATAACTCGTCGACCAACATTAGCTGCACAACTTTCTCCAGCATCAACTGTATCCAAGATGCCTTGGTATAGTTCCGCTCGAATTGTTTCCTGATTTTTTCTGAAATAATCTAATCTGGTATTCTCCACTTTCACATACATATCAACAATATATTGCTGTAGACAACGACCAGCCTTTAACAGCATATTACCAGGTCTATTTTGCAGCTTGTAGCAATAATATTCTCGGCATGAGATTTGTCTTTCGTCTTCATCCTTTGACGTTGGAGCATCTGTCAATCCGTTAGTGATTAGTAACTATTTTAAACCTAGAACATTAAATGCAGAAAGTATTTTAAAGTAATATTGCAAAAGACGTTGCAAAACTTACAGTTTTCCTCTGCCTCTAACAAAGCTTCTACGTTATCTACAGATGCTGCCAGTGGTTGTCTTTGCATGCTGGGTACCGTCCTTAAGgtgtctttttttttcttctttagaCCTTGTCTCCATCCACACTGGCCAGATGGGAACAAAAGCGGATACTGTAATGGATCATAGCAACCATAATAGTGCATAATCCTGTGACTGCCATCCATTTTACCAGTTACTGATATATGTGGACCTTcagatagacttgatgatgaactTTCAGACCAAATCACAGCAACTTCATCTGATGAAGGTGCATTATAAACATTTGCATCTGTACGTGGGTTTTTGTTAATGACAATTTGGGTGTTTTCGTCTACGGTTATATCTTTCAGTGATCGAAAGAACCGTGCATATGGATTTGTTTCCGTTATACGCATAAGAATATCTATAATATCTTGCCTCAATTCTGAAAGGCAATTACCCCGGTTTTCAGCCTCATGTTGGCCATCATAAAAATAAAGTTGTAAATATCGTGGTTTGCCATCAACAGGTAATAAATTTGGCACATGATGATAAAGCTGCCCATGTAATTTGAAAACATAAATGCCTTTTTGAGTTTTGACATCAAACTCACCACCTATTGAACTGAACGCAAAAAGATTATTGTAGATCCTAGCATATTTTCGAAAGTGCAATGCATCCTCCGTGTTGGCAGTATATAATCGTGCGAGTTCAGGAGGATATTCACTCTGAGGTATTTCTATAACACCATCTCCACAACAAAAGTTTTTAGTCTCATAGCCAATCTTGATTGCCAGACATTTTTGGCATTGTTGTAAAGAAGGTAGTCGGAAGGGCACGCAAGGTAAAGGTTCGCCTATTGTAGCAGCTGGTACTCCTTTCagaaacaaacaataaattacaTGTTGGCTGGTAGATAATCAGAAGAAAAACAATTTAAAGGTTTGATAAATCCATGCACACTTACTTTGTATTTGTGCAATAGGATGTCGTGTCCGAGGCTTTTTAGGTTGGCTAGCGATAACACGACCCATCCCTCTGTATGCAAATAAATACCAATACATTATATCCAAAACTATACAAAACACAGACAATCAAATAATGAAACTTACACAGCTGTTGATCCTTCTGCCTGTGAAAGTGCATGACGCATACGTTTAGGCCTACCCATGCCCACTGTTTGTGGATAATAAGGAAAAGGATCTGCAGAGTGTACATGTTACGGCACATAGTGTCATCAGTTTACTAAATATTAAATTCAACTGTATTAATAGTTCAGAAAACAGaaacataataatattagtctacGTTTCTAGATTTCTTTGACTATAAAAACTAACCCATTTAAAGAAACTCATTGCTTGTATATACGTTGTCTTTAAGATTGGTATGAAATGCTGTTGGCAAACCTGGTCAAAGTAATACAGAGTAGAACGAGTTACCATAAGCAACAATGTTTATAGGTAGGCATAAATAAAAGTGTATACCAAGTCGAAACATCTCTGAAGCGTTGAAATAGAGATAAATACTACCGAACAACGATGTAAAGCAAGTTGTATATGATAATTTAAATTTATCATTGTAAATTATATCAGAAATTTATATACTTGAACAAAATGTATAAAACAAGATGTAAAACGGTGTACAATATATAGGCTATAAATATTGAAATAGATTTATATTTGGAACTTTTAATCGAACTTTTCATTACAAGGGCAAATTAAGAGTTTCCAAAGACAATCAAAATGACCCCTCTTTCTAAGGTTTTGACAATCTAAAGCTAATCGAAAAGAAAACGTTATATTAAACATgcctttttaaaattttatagCCTAACAACACTATTCTGGAATGCTAGCCAAATCCTAAGTGATATAAGCTAATAAGAGTATGATACAACAACGATATGGATATCCTAATAAGGAGTAAAGCTATGTGTGCTTCGTTTTACTACTGTGCGCAGTTCTTCAGGGAACTTGAAACCTTTCCTTTTCCCATTCTGCATCTTCTTCTTAAGAGAGGAAAGCATTGACGATTTTTTGATAGGCCTTTTTAGGGGAGGTACAGGCGTCGAAATCATTTTGGGAATTTCAAGCTGATAAATTGCAGATTTGGACCTATGCTTCAGAGGTAACAATCTAGGTACCGCAGTCAGAACCTCCAACTTCAGAAAACGTTCTTTTGAAGCTAAATAACTCTCCATTTCAAGTGCACACAAAAGCATTGCATATGCAGTAAGTTTCTTATTATAATTTGCATCAATAATTTCCACATTATAGATAGGAATAAGGTGCTCAATAACAGTTTTGGCCAAACTATTTTCTGCATCTTCAATATGATCACAACAAATACTGTAAAACGTCTTACTGCCATAATTAGGTTTGGCATAATTAATAGTAATCCAAGCAGTGTATTTAGAATGGCCATGTGCAATAGTTTGAAGTTCAGAACTGTTAATTTCACATTTCCTTATAATCAACCGCAATATAGCTGTGAAATCTACAATCACTGGCTCAGTACCAATAGGTGCACCTCTACCTAGCTTTTCAAGTAGTGGAACGCCAACAAATCCCCTGATAAAATTACGTATTTCTTGTCGCTTTAACCTATAAAGTGAAGCACAGCGCTCTATTTCTCGCCTTTTTGAAATGGAAATATCTTCAACCCAGACATTAAACCTATCCATACAATCGAAAACAATGATTCGTGCACATTTTGGCAAGAGTTTTCTAAACTTTCGACGGGCCACCTATAAAAGTATAAGCTTCAGGACCGTGTCTGTATAAACCATCACAAAGACATTGTTTGTCCTAACATCTACCACCTTATATTTAGGATCAGGAAAGTGAAGATATTTGGTAATTTGCAAGAGTAAAGATTGGAAAGGATCACTATCTCGTATAGGTGGTTCCAATTTATGCTTAGCAGTAGTCATGTGTAAATCCTCAACTGCAGAATTGCTCACCATAAACTGCATTTcaaaattactaattatttttaaACACGCTAATTGGACACTTTTGAAATGACGATTTAAACCTATAAATATTGACAGTCGAGAAATAAATTAGGGAATTATTGTTGGTTAAGTAAAACTCGTATAATTATTACAAACACAAATTATCTTATTTTGTTTACACTACTTTTATCCCAAAAAAATctacaataacaacataacaaGTTACATAGTTAAACAACACCACACCCAATTCCAGATATCATTTGTAAGAAATAATCTAAAGGTtaatcatttcatctcaaaatgtTTAAATAACAAATGCATGTAAATGTTGCAGTCATCAAAATACATGCATGTCGATTTACAATACATAATCTGAACTATATTAGCTTTTAAAAAAAGATGAACAGGATCAAAGGAAACAAAACTTTCTCCTGACATAAATACATCAAACAACTTGCCTTTCAGACAAACATGCATGCACATTTGGACAAAAAAAACCACATGTAGATTTCAGAAATTTTAAGTAGCTATACCTTTGAAATGGCAATTGCTAAATACTCCAGATGTTAGCAGAACAGATTAATTTTTAGCATCAATTaaataaccttttttttttttttctcaatttaCCTTGCTACAAATTTCAGAAGTTGAGAGAAgttatatatacacatatatgaAGATACTGCAGACAAAAGTTAGTGGATGTTTATTAGGTGTAATGATGTATACTGTTCATGAGATCATCTTCTCAACTGACTAATGCCTACCACAGAGACCATGCATTTGATTTAAGTAAATTTTGCCAAACTCACCTTTAAATTCAAATCTTAACATTGGCCATTCAATAAGACGCTCAGTAATTTGCTCTGATGATGATGTTATCAACGCCCATAAATGGCATAAGTTGCGTAGCAGTATTCGTGTTCGCATGTATCAGAGTACTTGGACTCTAAAGTTGTAGAACAATAACCACTGTTAACGTTCAATTCAAAAATATGACAATGTTTTCTACAAGTTATAAAGTCTTTTATGTGCATGCGATTAGAAAGTATTACAAAGTAATGTATTACCATCAACTACAGCGTCTATAACTACATATATACACACCAAAGACATCAGCGCTCACAATATTTCCGAGAATTTGCTATTCTGAACATATTTTCTTTTGTAAACATTTCCATTCCAATTTAACTGAACATATTCGATTCTACTAATAAATTTCAAGATAAATGCAATATCAACAATGCCAACAATATGTCTAGATATTTTACAATGTCATAAAATTTAAGTTTGGGACAAAAAACAACAAAGTTTGCCAACCATTACACCACTGTTTGTAATTTGAATTGGCCCCACTCTATGCGGATACAATGACACGATAGTGTATTTCAATTTCCAGTACATGAATTAAACAAACTTAGTTTATTGTCCTATAAATAAGCTGCAGAACTTTTACAGAAGTGAAATAAACTACTTCATGCAGCTTCCCACTCAGTCTTCAATCTCTTCTCTAATATTTTCAATTTCTGGGTTTGCCCTGAAACATGGCAACAAACACCTTCATAATCAGGCATATCTAGACCAAAATTGATACAATAGTATATGAAGCACCTAAACTGTTTAGGCGCTTAAATATAATTATGGACGCCCGTACAATTTGGAATTTAATGAATAACGAGAATCCCACATTAGGAAGACTCGGCCACCTTATTATTGGTGACAGAAGCCAAATTTCACCAGCAATCACCAACCTGCATGTTTCCAACGGTAAGGTTAATTTGCAGTCTAATTATATACGATCTTACCATTCCAACCGAAGCAGTAACTTACAGCAAACAAACATCAGAAACCTAATCTATACG
This sequence is a window from Silene latifolia isolate original U9 population chromosome 8, ASM4854445v1, whole genome shotgun sequence. Protein-coding genes within it:
- the LOC141595711 gene encoding uncharacterized protein LOC141595711, producing MGRCKYNYPKTFTAETTTNSDGYPEYRRRDDGQAAVVRKQTLDNRWVIPYNPFLLSLFDCHLNVEVCSTIQAVKYLYKYVYKGHDRISFNVIKGADPKPVDEIEQYQSGRWVSPCEAMWRLYGFELFETQPPVMVLPVHLQNMQTMRLHPDENLEAVVANEKRARTPLTEFFVENSKEGTEPLLYADFTKKYRWDKGQKRWFKRKTKLLVIGRVVFASPSEGERYFLRILLLHVRGPKSFKDLLTINGYTCATFQEAALKRHLIEEDNTVDLCLNEACEVQMPSALRHLFAIVLIFSQPKDPAELWTKYYCHLSEDFNRKFPNDPNKVSRLTASSVEISLEAMGKSLKAFNLEHLMESEDDEIRRTKDIVDALDAPIPQECADCRTMLNFERIKAFDTIISHVKENKPGAFFIDGPGGTGKTFLYNALYAEVRLMNKIVLPTATSGIAAANIPSGRTTHSRFKILLILMDL